Proteins from a single region of Streptomyces griseiscabiei:
- the rpe gene encoding ribulose-phosphate 3-epimerase, which yields MAAQINPSILSADFARLADEAKAVEGADWLHVDVMDNHFVPNLTLGVPVVESLARATETPLDCHLMIEAPDRWAPQYVEAGAGSVTFHVEAAAAPVRLAREIRAKGARASMALRPATPIEPYEDLLPELDMVLIMTVEPGFGGQAFLDIMLPKIRRTRELISKHGLDLWLQVDGGVAASTIERCAEAGADVFVAGSAVYGAEDPAEAVRALRARADAVTATAGWACAH from the coding sequence ATGGCCGCGCAGATCAACCCCAGCATCCTGTCCGCCGACTTCGCCCGTCTCGCCGACGAGGCGAAGGCGGTCGAAGGCGCCGACTGGCTCCATGTAGACGTGATGGACAACCATTTCGTCCCGAACCTCACGCTCGGTGTGCCGGTCGTAGAGTCCCTGGCCCGTGCGACGGAGACGCCGCTGGACTGTCATCTGATGATCGAGGCCCCTGATCGGTGGGCGCCCCAGTACGTGGAAGCGGGTGCCGGTTCCGTCACCTTCCATGTCGAGGCGGCCGCCGCACCGGTGCGGCTCGCCCGTGAGATCCGGGCCAAGGGCGCCCGGGCCTCCATGGCGCTCAGGCCCGCGACGCCGATCGAGCCGTACGAGGACCTGCTGCCCGAACTCGACATGGTGCTGATCATGACCGTCGAACCGGGCTTCGGTGGCCAGGCCTTTCTCGACATCATGCTCCCCAAGATCCGCCGGACCCGCGAGTTGATCAGCAAGCACGGCCTCGACCTGTGGCTCCAGGTCGACGGCGGCGTCGCCGCCTCCACCATCGAGCGCTGCGCCGAGGCGGGCGCCGACGTCTTCGTCGCCGGTTCCGCGGTGTACGGGGCGGAGGACCCGGCCGAGGCCGTACGCGCGCTGCGGGCGCGGGCGGACGCCGTGACGGCGACCGCCGGCTGGGCCTGCGCCCACTGA
- a CDS encoding MMPL family transporter, with the protein MTGNRGIGHLVCGRRAKWVVLGLWLVVLFVVAPFATKLTDAQDNDAASWLPGSAESTQVLEISEGFRPEQIPAVVVYARESGLTAEDRATIEADVRELKQLTAHGIIGDQTRGPVYDRAVDPRAAQVLVPITMDEKGWERIAPAVDSIRDDVGEGDDGMSVHITGPGGTSADFSEAFEGIDSTLLMSAMAVVIVMLLLTYRSPTLILVPLLAVIAALFTAQALIYLLAEHAGLTVNGQSAGILTVLVFGAGTDYALLLVARYREELRRHEDRHEAMALALHRAGPAVLASGATVVLSMLVLLAAEMNSTSGLGPVAAIGVAVALLAMMTLFPALLVIFGRWIFWPVIPHLGSPDPTESGVWSRMGRRFARRPRTVWVATAAALALCSLGLIQLRAEGIGNADAFTGKPDSIVGQEVSARYFPAGSGDPLVIISNQEQAREVGRVVADTEGVVADSLGLPPGTKPAHDGQVLFEATMSDPADSEAAKQTVERVRDAVHAVPDADAQVGGGTAALLDADEATTHDNILIIPLVLLVVLLILCALLRALIAPLLLIGTVILSFAAALGISALAFRHIFDYAGESTDFPLFVFVFLVALGIDYNIFLTTRIREEAARQGTRKAVVTGLATTGAVITSAGLVLAGTFAALGTLPMVAFAEIGFAVALGVLLDTFIVRSVLVTSLFLDIGPKVWWPHRLAHEDGGAAPPAPREPVATPPGG; encoded by the coding sequence ATGACAGGCAACCGGGGCATCGGTCATCTCGTCTGCGGGCGGCGGGCGAAGTGGGTCGTACTGGGGCTGTGGCTGGTGGTGCTGTTCGTGGTGGCGCCGTTCGCCACGAAGCTCACCGACGCGCAGGACAACGACGCGGCCTCCTGGCTGCCGGGCTCGGCGGAGTCCACCCAGGTCCTGGAGATCTCCGAGGGCTTCCGGCCCGAGCAGATCCCGGCCGTGGTCGTGTACGCCCGCGAGAGCGGTCTGACCGCCGAGGACCGGGCGACGATCGAGGCGGACGTACGCGAGCTCAAGCAGCTCACCGCCCACGGGATCATCGGCGACCAGACACGCGGCCCGGTCTACGACCGTGCGGTGGACCCGAGGGCCGCCCAGGTCCTGGTGCCGATCACCATGGACGAGAAGGGCTGGGAGCGGATCGCGCCGGCCGTCGACTCGATCCGCGACGACGTCGGTGAGGGCGACGACGGGATGTCCGTGCACATCACGGGCCCGGGCGGTACGTCCGCCGACTTCTCGGAGGCCTTCGAGGGCATCGACTCCACACTGCTGATGTCGGCGATGGCCGTCGTCATCGTGATGCTCCTGCTCACCTACCGCAGTCCGACGCTGATCCTGGTGCCCCTGCTCGCGGTCATCGCCGCCCTGTTCACGGCCCAGGCCCTGATCTATCTGCTGGCGGAACACGCCGGCCTGACCGTGAACGGCCAGAGCGCGGGCATCCTGACCGTCCTGGTGTTCGGCGCGGGCACCGACTACGCCCTGCTGCTGGTGGCCCGCTACCGCGAGGAGCTGCGCCGTCACGAGGACCGCCACGAGGCGATGGCCCTCGCCCTGCACCGGGCGGGCCCGGCGGTGCTGGCGTCCGGTGCCACGGTCGTCCTGAGCATGCTGGTGCTGCTGGCCGCCGAGATGAACTCGACGAGCGGCCTCGGACCGGTGGCGGCCATCGGGGTCGCCGTCGCCCTGCTCGCGATGATGACGCTGTTCCCCGCGCTCCTGGTGATCTTCGGCCGCTGGATCTTCTGGCCGGTGATCCCGCACCTCGGCAGCCCCGATCCGACCGAGAGCGGTGTGTGGTCCCGGATGGGCCGCCGCTTCGCCCGCCGGCCGCGCACGGTCTGGGTCGCCACGGCCGCCGCCCTCGCCCTGTGCTCGCTGGGCCTGATCCAGCTCCGCGCGGAGGGCATCGGCAACGCGGACGCCTTCACCGGCAAACCGGACTCGATCGTCGGCCAGGAGGTCTCCGCACGCTACTTCCCGGCGGGCAGCGGCGACCCCCTCGTGATCATCAGCAACCAGGAACAGGCCCGGGAGGTGGGACGCGTCGTCGCCGACACGGAAGGCGTCGTCGCGGACTCGCTCGGCCTGCCGCCGGGCACGAAACCCGCCCATGACGGCCAGGTCCTCTTCGAGGCCACGATGTCCGACCCCGCCGACAGCGAGGCCGCGAAGCAGACCGTGGAACGGGTCCGCGACGCCGTGCACGCGGTGCCGGACGCCGACGCCCAGGTGGGCGGCGGTACCGCGGCCCTGCTGGACGCGGACGAGGCGACCACCCACGACAACATCCTGATCATCCCGCTGGTGCTGCTGGTCGTCCTGCTGATCCTCTGCGCCCTGCTCCGCGCCCTGATCGCCCCGCTGCTGCTGATCGGGACGGTGATCCTGTCCTTCGCCGCCGCACTGGGCATCAGCGCGCTCGCCTTCAGACACATCTTCGACTACGCGGGCGAGTCGACCGACTTCCCGCTGTTCGTCTTCGTGTTCCTGGTCGCCCTGGGCATCGACTACAACATCTTCCTGACCACCCGTATCCGCGAGGAGGCCGCCCGCCAGGGCACCCGCAAGGCCGTGGTGACGGGCCTCGCGACCACGGGCGCGGTGATCACCTCGGCCGGCCTGGTGCTCGCCGGCACCTTCGCCGCCCTCGGCACCCTCCCCATGGTCGCCTTCGCCGAGATCGGCTTCGCGGTCGCCCTGGGTGTCCTCCTGGACACCTTCATCGTGCGGTCCGTGCTGGTCACCTCGCTGTTCCTGGACATCGGCCCGAAGGTCTGGTGGCCCCACCGGCTCGCCCACGAGGACGGCGGCGCCGCCCCGCCCGCGCCCAGGGAACCGGTGGCTACGCCACCCGGCGGATGA
- a CDS encoding GntR family transcriptional regulator — MAARHEEIAEALRRAIDREDYTVGSLLPPETELAARYGVSRGTVRQAVATLTAEGLIGSRQGARRVVLAGRRSQSFEELRSFAQWARAMGREATGRMITQEYRTATAEDRVRLQLDAGARVLHVLRLRGLDGQPVLLERTVYADWISPAVEPIEADCPSVTQRLLDDTGLVFAYGEHVIDAVGAGARDAELLAVRRTSPLLRVRRVTTTREGRPVEWSDDRYRPDAVTFSVHNSIGNNALARKTAE, encoded by the coding sequence ATGGCGGCGCGACACGAGGAGATCGCCGAGGCGCTGCGGCGCGCGATCGACCGTGAGGACTACACGGTGGGCAGCCTGCTGCCCCCGGAGACCGAACTCGCGGCCCGCTACGGCGTCTCGCGCGGCACCGTACGGCAGGCGGTGGCGACCCTGACCGCCGAGGGACTCATCGGCTCACGCCAGGGCGCCCGCCGGGTGGTCCTGGCCGGCCGCCGCAGCCAGAGCTTCGAGGAGCTGCGCAGTTTCGCCCAGTGGGCGCGCGCGATGGGCCGCGAGGCGACGGGCCGGATGATCACCCAGGAGTACCGGACCGCGACCGCCGAGGACCGGGTCCGTCTCCAACTCGACGCAGGCGCCCGGGTACTGCACGTGCTCCGGCTGCGCGGTCTCGACGGACAGCCGGTCCTGCTGGAGCGCACGGTCTACGCCGACTGGATCTCCCCGGCCGTCGAGCCCATCGAGGCGGACTGCCCGTCCGTCACCCAGCGTCTGCTCGACGACACCGGTCTGGTCTTCGCCTACGGCGAGCATGTCATCGACGCCGTGGGCGCCGGCGCCCGCGACGCCGAACTGCTGGCCGTACGCCGGACCAGCCCCCTCCTGCGCGTCCGCCGCGTCACCACCACCCGCGAGGGCCGCCCGGTGGAATGGTCCGACGACCGCTACCGCCCGGACGCGGTCACCTTCAGCGTCCACAACTCGATCGGCAACAACGCCCTGGCGAGAAAGACCGCGGAGTGA
- a CDS encoding Lrp/AsnC family transcriptional regulator, whose amino-acid sequence MLNDLDERIVHALAEDARRSYSDIGQLVGLSAPAVKRRVDRLRATGAITGFTVRVDPAALGWETEGFVEIYCRRNTSPETIQRGLERYQEVVAASTVTGEADAVVQVFASDMRHFERVLERIAGEPFVERTKSVLVLSPLLRRFSSGSPA is encoded by the coding sequence GTGCTGAACGATCTCGACGAACGCATCGTGCACGCCCTCGCCGAGGACGCCCGCCGCTCCTATTCCGACATCGGCCAGCTCGTCGGGCTGTCCGCGCCCGCGGTCAAACGCCGGGTGGACCGGCTCCGGGCGACCGGCGCGATCACCGGGTTCACGGTGCGGGTGGATCCCGCCGCGCTCGGGTGGGAGACCGAGGGGTTCGTCGAGATCTACTGCCGGCGGAACACCTCTCCGGAGACGATCCAGCGGGGGCTGGAGCGGTACCAGGAGGTGGTGGCGGCGTCGACCGTCACCGGGGAGGCCGACGCGGTGGTTCAGGTGTTCGCCTCTGATATGCGGCACTTCGAGCGGGTGTTGGAGCGGATCGCGGGGGAGCCGTTCGTCGAGCGGACGAAGTCCGTGCTCGTTCTCTCGCCTCTGCTGCGGCGGTTTTCTTCCGGGTCGCCCGCCTGA
- a CDS encoding barstar family protein, translated as MGDGTLAEALAAGGWAHIGLDLTGVTDKPAFMDRCTRAFDLPDYFGRNWDALADCLTDLSWAPPVRGRLVEVTGWQEYAGAEPNDWSIAREVFADASGRSALTGVELRIVLALGGSS; from the coding sequence ATGGGTGACGGCACACTCGCCGAAGCGCTGGCCGCGGGTGGCTGGGCGCACATCGGGCTCGATCTGACCGGCGTCACGGACAAGCCCGCCTTCATGGACCGCTGCACCCGCGCCTTCGACCTGCCCGACTACTTCGGCCGCAACTGGGACGCCCTCGCGGACTGCCTCACCGACCTGTCGTGGGCCCCGCCCGTACGCGGGCGGCTGGTCGAGGTCACCGGCTGGCAGGAGTACGCGGGGGCCGAGCCGAACGACTGGAGCATCGCGCGGGAGGTGTTCGCCGACGCCTCCGGCCGCAGCGCCCTCACCGGCGTCGAGCTGCGGATCGTGCTGGCGCTCGGAGGATCCTCCTAG
- a CDS encoding amino acid permease, producing the protein MLDQGAPPQRENRPAPPSGGVGARLMRRKPVERLVAEGGQGEGGALRRSLGLWQLTMISIGATLGTGIFVVLGEAVPKAGPAVTLSFVIAGLTALFSALSYAELAGTIPVSGSSYSYAYATMGELVAWVCGWCLVLEYGVSVSAVAVGWGEYLNELLDGTLGVTIPAALSAPPGDGGIFNLPALIVVLLAMAFLLGGARESARANTVMVVVKIAALLLFCLIGLQGFRSGNYENFMPLGMAGVSAAGATLFFSYIGFDAASTAGEEAKNAQRDLPRAIMLSLVIVTALYVLVAAVAIGARPWEGFGESEAALAGIMEDVTGDAFWGTLLAAGAVIAIASVVLTVLYGQTRILFAMSRDGLVPKVFSRVHPKTGTPRVNTVIVSLFCGVLAAAIPLGQLADATSIGTLFAFALVNVAVVVLRRTRPEMPRTFRVPLSPVLPALGFAFCVWMMGSLDTVTWVVFGVWMAAGLVFYFSYGYRRSRLADPLPNPVATPEK; encoded by the coding sequence GTGCTCGACCAAGGCGCACCCCCGCAGCGAGAGAATCGGCCCGCCCCGCCCTCCGGAGGCGTCGGGGCGCGGCTGATGCGCCGCAAGCCCGTGGAACGCCTGGTCGCGGAGGGTGGCCAGGGCGAGGGAGGGGCGCTGCGGCGGTCCCTCGGACTGTGGCAGCTGACGATGATCAGCATCGGTGCCACGCTCGGCACCGGCATCTTCGTCGTCCTCGGCGAGGCCGTCCCCAAGGCCGGGCCCGCCGTCACCCTCTCCTTCGTGATCGCCGGTCTCACCGCGCTGTTCTCGGCCCTGTCGTACGCGGAACTGGCCGGCACCATCCCGGTCTCCGGCTCCTCGTACTCGTACGCGTACGCAACGATGGGCGAGCTGGTCGCCTGGGTGTGCGGCTGGTGTCTGGTGCTGGAGTACGGGGTGTCGGTGTCGGCGGTCGCCGTGGGGTGGGGTGAGTACCTCAACGAGCTGCTGGACGGGACCCTCGGCGTGACCATTCCGGCCGCGCTCTCCGCGCCGCCCGGCGACGGGGGCATCTTCAACCTGCCCGCGCTGATCGTGGTCCTGCTCGCGATGGCGTTCCTGCTGGGCGGCGCCCGGGAGTCCGCGCGGGCCAACACGGTCATGGTCGTGGTGAAGATCGCCGCCCTGCTGCTCTTCTGCCTCATCGGCCTCCAGGGCTTCCGGTCCGGCAACTACGAGAACTTCATGCCGCTCGGCATGGCCGGCGTCAGCGCGGCCGGGGCCACGCTCTTCTTCTCGTACATCGGCTTCGACGCCGCCTCCACCGCCGGTGAGGAGGCGAAGAACGCGCAGCGCGATCTGCCGCGCGCCATCATGCTGTCGCTGGTCATCGTCACCGCGCTGTACGTCCTGGTCGCCGCCGTCGCGATCGGGGCGCGGCCCTGGGAGGGGTTCGGCGAGTCCGAGGCCGCGCTCGCCGGGATCATGGAGGACGTCACCGGGGACGCGTTCTGGGGGACGCTGCTGGCGGCCGGGGCCGTCATCGCCATCGCCAGCGTGGTGCTGACGGTGCTGTACGGGCAGACCCGCATCCTGTTCGCCATGTCCCGCGACGGGCTCGTGCCCAAGGTGTTCTCACGGGTACACCCGAAGACGGGCACGCCGCGCGTCAACACCGTGATCGTCTCGCTGTTCTGCGGTGTGCTCGCCGCCGCGATCCCGCTGGGGCAGCTCGCGGACGCCACGAGCATCGGTACGCTCTTCGCGTTCGCGCTGGTCAATGTGGCCGTCGTGGTGCTGCGGCGGACCCGGCCGGAGATGCCGCGCACGTTCCGGGTGCCGTTGTCGCCGGTGCTGCCCGCGCTGGGATTCGCGTTCTGCGTCTGGATGATGGGCAGCCTCGACACCGTCACCTGGGTCGTCTTCGGGGTCTGGATGGCCGCCGGGCTCGTGTTCTACTTCAGTTACGGCTATCGCCGGTCCCGTCTCGCAGACCCTCTCCCGAACCCCGTCGCGACTCCAGAGAAGTGA
- a CDS encoding ABC transporter substrate-binding protein has product MTPFLPRTAVLGGGLAVAAALTLGACGAAPETSTTTTGKSAATATSAKDFGGMDALVTAAKKEGKLNAIALPRDWANYGALIDGFQKKYGIKIEVENPDGASQDEINAVTSRKGQDRAPDVLDLGSSFAISAAQQGLLAPYKVAAFGDIPEGQKDPKGQWYNDYGGYISIGCDAKRVKECPETFADLLKPKYKGQVALNGNPTKSGSAFGGVWAASLASGGSFDDIQPGLDFFAKLKKNGNYTPVESTPATVEKGETPISIDWDYLNAGYADEFKSKGVDWKVVVPEDGKFSQYYSQAINKDAPHPAAARLWQEYLYSAEGQNLWLAGYARPALMPAMEKAGTLDATAAAKLPKVSGTPEFPTEDQQTKAKDVLGQGWAKAVSG; this is encoded by the coding sequence GTGACCCCCTTCCTGCCGAGAACCGCCGTTCTCGGCGGCGGCCTCGCCGTCGCCGCCGCACTCACCCTCGGCGCCTGTGGCGCCGCCCCCGAGACCTCGACCACCACCACCGGCAAGAGCGCGGCCACCGCGACCTCGGCCAAGGACTTCGGCGGGATGGACGCCCTCGTCACGGCGGCCAAGAAGGAGGGCAAGCTCAACGCGATCGCCCTGCCCCGCGACTGGGCCAACTACGGAGCCCTGATCGACGGGTTCCAGAAGAAGTACGGGATCAAGATCGAGGTCGAGAACCCGGACGGGGCCAGCCAGGACGAGATCAACGCCGTCACCTCCCGCAAGGGCCAGGACCGGGCGCCCGACGTGCTCGACCTCGGCAGCTCCTTCGCCATCAGCGCCGCCCAGCAGGGCCTGCTCGCGCCGTACAAGGTGGCCGCGTTCGGCGACATCCCCGAGGGCCAGAAGGACCCGAAGGGCCAGTGGTACAACGACTACGGCGGCTACATATCCATCGGCTGCGACGCCAAGCGGGTCAAGGAGTGCCCGGAGACCTTCGCCGACCTGCTGAAGCCGAAGTACAAGGGGCAGGTCGCGCTCAACGGCAACCCCACCAAGTCCGGTTCGGCCTTCGGCGGGGTGTGGGCGGCGTCGCTGGCGAGCGGCGGCTCCTTCGACGACATCCAGCCCGGCCTCGACTTCTTCGCCAAGCTGAAGAAGAACGGCAACTACACGCCCGTCGAGTCCACCCCGGCCACCGTCGAGAAGGGCGAGACGCCCATCAGCATCGACTGGGACTACCTCAACGCCGGGTACGCCGACGAGTTCAAGTCCAAGGGCGTCGACTGGAAGGTCGTCGTCCCCGAGGACGGCAAGTTCTCGCAGTACTACTCCCAGGCCATCAACAAGGACGCGCCCCATCCGGCCGCCGCCCGCCTCTGGCAGGAGTACCTCTACAGCGCCGAGGGACAGAACCTGTGGCTCGCCGGGTACGCCCGACCGGCCCTGATGCCCGCCATGGAGAAGGCCGGCACGCTGGACGCGACGGCCGCGGCCAAGCTGCCGAAGGTGTCCGGCACCCCCGAGTTCCCGACCGAGGACCAGCAGACCAAGGCCAAGGACGTGCTCGGCCAGGGCTGGGCCAAGGCGGTCTCCGGGTGA
- a CDS encoding sugar-binding transcriptional regulator translates to MTVSGMSAGRSAMRMGPAELVQAAAMARRFYLEGKSKIQIAEEFGVSRFKVARVLETALERDLVRIEIRVPAELDAERSDALRARYGLRHAVVVESPADAEESPDPENLGEVAADLLGELVTEGDILGLAWGRSTIHMAAALDRLPPCTVVQLTGVYDAGTAERGSVEAVRRAAQVSGGDAHPIYAPMLLPDAATAAALRHQTGIARAFEYFDKVTVACVSIGSWEAGISTVHDMLSDEERSHYASLGVAAEMSAHLFDADGRRVGRDLGERCITVKADQLRRIPEVVAIAGGQRKAAAIDAVLRSGLVTSLVTDTSAADYLLMAGQTPRPALNRADPDGS, encoded by the coding sequence ATGACCGTGTCGGGTATGTCGGCGGGCCGGTCAGCCATGCGGATGGGACCCGCTGAGCTGGTTCAGGCGGCGGCCATGGCACGCCGTTTCTACCTAGAGGGCAAGTCCAAGATCCAGATCGCCGAGGAGTTCGGCGTGAGCCGCTTCAAGGTGGCCCGGGTCCTGGAGACCGCCCTCGAACGGGATCTCGTACGCATCGAGATCCGTGTCCCCGCGGAACTGGACGCCGAGCGCTCCGACGCGCTGCGCGCCCGGTACGGGCTCCGGCACGCCGTGGTCGTGGAGTCCCCGGCCGACGCCGAGGAGTCGCCCGACCCGGAGAACCTCGGCGAGGTCGCGGCGGACCTGCTCGGCGAACTGGTCACCGAGGGCGACATCCTCGGCCTCGCCTGGGGCCGCTCCACCATCCACATGGCGGCGGCCCTCGACCGGCTGCCGCCCTGCACGGTGGTGCAGCTGACAGGGGTGTACGACGCCGGGACCGCCGAGCGCGGCTCGGTCGAGGCGGTACGGCGGGCCGCGCAGGTGTCGGGCGGCGACGCCCACCCCATCTACGCGCCCATGCTGCTGCCGGACGCGGCCACCGCCGCCGCGCTGCGCCACCAGACAGGGATCGCGCGGGCCTTCGAGTACTTCGACAAGGTCACGGTCGCCTGTGTCTCCATCGGCTCCTGGGAGGCGGGCATCTCCACGGTGCACGACATGCTCAGCGACGAGGAGCGCAGCCACTACGCCTCCCTCGGGGTCGCCGCCGAGATGTCCGCGCACCTCTTCGACGCCGACGGCCGCCGCGTCGGGCGGGACCTCGGCGAGCGGTGCATCACGGTCAAGGCCGACCAGCTCCGCCGTATCCCCGAGGTCGTGGCGATCGCGGGCGGGCAGCGCAAGGCGGCGGCGATCGACGCCGTGCTGCGGTCGGGGCTGGTGACCAGCCTCGTCACCGACACGTCCGCGGCGGACTATCTGCTGATGGCCGGTCAGACGCCCAGGCCGGCGCTCAACCGGGCGGACCCGGACGGATCCTGA
- a CDS encoding GuaB1 family IMP dehydrogenase-related protein: MRFLNDIQPPYDLTYDDVFMVPSRSAVGSRQGVDLSSPDGTGTTIPLVVANMTAIAGRRMAETVARRGGLVVIPQDIPIEVVTDVISWVKSRHLVLDTPIVLNPHQTVADALALLPKRAHNAGVVVDEALRPVGVVTDADLSGVDRFTQLEVVMSRDLLLLDADIDPREAFNRLDTANRRYAPAVDKDGRLAGILTRRGALRATLYSPAVDGNGKLRVAAAVGVNGDFVGKAKQLLDAGVDTLVIDTAHGHQESMITAIRQVRDLDPHVPLVAGNIVAAEGVRDLIEAGADIIKVGVGPGAMCTTRMMTGVGRPQFSAVLECAAEAKKYGKHVWADGGVRHPRDVAMALAAGASNVMIGSWFAGTYESPGDLQQDASGRLYKESFGMASARAVRNRTSEESAYDRARKALFEEGISTSRMYLDPARPGVEDLIDSVIAGVRSSCTYAGAGSLEEFAERAVVGIQSAAGYAEGKPLHASWS; the protein is encoded by the coding sequence GTGCGTTTCCTCAATGACATCCAGCCCCCGTACGACCTGACGTACGACGACGTCTTCATGGTCCCGAGCCGTAGCGCCGTCGGATCGCGGCAGGGCGTGGACCTGTCCTCTCCCGACGGCACGGGCACCACCATCCCGCTGGTCGTCGCCAACATGACCGCCATCGCGGGCCGCCGGATGGCCGAGACGGTCGCCCGCCGCGGCGGTCTGGTGGTCATCCCCCAGGACATCCCGATCGAGGTCGTCACCGACGTCATCTCCTGGGTGAAGAGCCGGCACCTCGTCCTCGACACCCCGATCGTGCTCAACCCGCACCAGACGGTCGCCGACGCGCTGGCCCTGCTGCCGAAGCGCGCGCACAACGCGGGCGTCGTGGTCGACGAGGCGCTCCGGCCCGTCGGTGTCGTCACCGACGCGGACCTCAGCGGGGTCGACCGCTTCACCCAGCTCGAAGTCGTCATGTCCCGGGACCTGTTGCTCCTCGACGCCGACATCGACCCGCGTGAGGCCTTCAACCGCCTCGACACCGCCAACCGCCGGTACGCGCCCGCCGTCGACAAGGACGGCCGTCTCGCGGGCATCCTGACCCGCAGGGGCGCGCTCCGCGCCACGCTGTACAGCCCCGCGGTCGACGGGAACGGCAAGCTGCGGGTCGCCGCCGCCGTCGGCGTCAACGGCGACTTCGTGGGCAAGGCCAAGCAGCTGCTCGACGCGGGCGTCGACACGCTCGTCATCGACACCGCGCACGGCCACCAGGAGTCGATGATCACCGCGATCAGGCAGGTCCGCGACCTCGACCCCCACGTCCCCCTCGTGGCCGGCAACATCGTCGCCGCGGAGGGTGTGCGGGACCTGATCGAGGCCGGCGCGGACATCATCAAGGTCGGCGTCGGGCCGGGTGCCATGTGCACGACCCGCATGATGACCGGCGTCGGACGCCCGCAGTTCTCCGCGGTGCTGGAGTGCGCGGCCGAGGCGAAGAAGTACGGCAAGCACGTGTGGGCCGACGGGGGCGTACGGCACCCCCGCGATGTCGCCATGGCACTGGCGGCGGGCGCGTCCAACGTGATGATCGGGTCCTGGTTCGCCGGGACGTACGAGTCGCCGGGGGACCTTCAGCAGGACGCGAGCGGGCGGCTGTACAAGGAGTCGTTCGGGATGGCGTCGGCGCGGGCCGTCCGTAACCGTACGAGCGAGGAGTCGGCCTACGACCGGGCGCGCAAGGCGCTGTTCGAGGAGGGCATCTCCACGTCGCGGATGTACCTCGATCCGGCGCGGCCGGGGGTCGAGGACCTGATCGACTCGGTCATCGCCGGAGTGCGGTCGTCGTGCACGTACGCCGGGGCCGGGTCGCTGGAGGAGTTCGCGGAGCGGGCGGTCGTGGGGATCCAGAGCGCGGCGGGATATGCGGAGGGCAAGCCGTTGCACGCGAGCTGGAGTTAG